The Rhipicephalus sanguineus isolate Rsan-2018 chromosome 7, BIME_Rsan_1.4, whole genome shotgun sequence genome includes a window with the following:
- the LOC119400708 gene encoding uncharacterized protein LOC119400708 produces the protein MSKKYKSHKMCCVPQCTRRAVKGEVSLHTFPSDNRVKKEWVVKLRIGKPVTETMRVCSAHFVPEDFFWGTTAPEIWKPARRQLKKTAVPSQCLPVRSLDNEDPARNQASAERASRAVARASRLHAADPLDGLQNIPCSPPQNDPEGASLTSEASEPESTGNMVKENTKEDDAAEALVLLGAHPTEFEGVNSAAVESLLQFNRTQTASLHKAVQVNPCTAPSTCRTLVDLFQSDACVKAFTGVEDMRLLMTIADAVAEVDNLKAERIPKCHFMELQFLKLLHVAASKNVLQ, from the exons atgagcaagaaatacaagaGTCACAAAATGtgctgcgtgccgcagtgcactcGCCGTGCAGTCAAAGGCGAGGTAAGCCTGCACACGTTTCCTAGTGACAACCGAGTTAAAAAGGAGTGGGTAGTGAAACTCCGAATCGGAAAGCCAGTCACTGAGACGATGAGGGTCTGCAGCGCACACTTTGTGCCTGAAGATTTCTTCTGGGGTACAACTG CACCAGAAATTTGGAAACCAGCACGAAGACAACTGAAGAAGACGGCAGTGCCATCACAGTGTCTGCCTGTGCGCAGCCTTGATAACGAGGACCCAGCGAGAAACCAGGCATCAGCTGAAAGAGCCTCTCGAGCAGTGGCAAGAGCATCAA GACTCCACGCTGCTGATCCACTTGATGGCCTTCAAAACATTCCTTGCTCACCACCACAGAATGACCCAGAAGGTGCAAGCCTGACCTCT GAAGCTTCAGAACCTGAAAGCACTGGAAACATGGTCAAAGAGAACACTAAGGAAGATGACGCTGCTGAAGCGCTTGTTCTCCTTGGTGCCCACCCGACAGAGTTTGAAGGCGTCAATAGTGCTGCAGTTGAGTCCCTCCTGCAGTTTAACCGGACCCAAACGGCATCTCTACACAAGGCTGTGCAGGTTAACCCATGCACAGCACCCAGCACTTGTAGAACACTCGTTGACCTGTTTCAGAGTGATGCGTGCGTTAAGGCCTTCACAGGTGTAGAGGATATGAGGCTTCTAATGACTATTGCTGACGCTGTGGCTGAGGTTGACAATCTGAAGGCGGAAAGAA TCCCTAAATGCCACTTCATGGAACTGCAGTTCCTCAAACTTCTGCACGTGGCTGCTTCCAAGAATGTGCTGCAGTAA